Below is a genomic region from Equus caballus isolate H_3958 breed thoroughbred chromosome X, TB-T2T, whole genome shotgun sequence.
aacaaGGGGGGGGGGTTGTCTCAAGGGCCTTCCTGTTTGGGAATTCAAGATGCAGATGAGCAGGGTGAGGCAGGATGAGAGCATATTTGAAAGAGTTTggagctttattttattttttagaacttCTAAAGATTCAAACTAATCAGAAAGAAGCGGCTTGATGAAAGCCGGCTGTTGTGCTTCCTGGGCGTCCTAGGGAGCCCATTCTGGAAGCTGCGGACCCAGGAGAAGGGTGTTTAGGGTAGGTGCATTCTGTTGGCACAAGCTAAGAGGTCTGCTTGGTTGTAGAGAATGACTTTAAGGAGAGCAGCTGTTGCCTTCTTACACTGAAATGGGACAGGGCGGATTTGAAGCCCATACTGAAAGCACTCTATGTTCCCAGGAACGTAAGGAAATATCTTTGTTCTGATACACAAAATTAAGGGTTTGCCAATCAAGGGATCTGAAAAATCGTAGAAAGCCACATTGCCTCCTGAACACTAGGCAAAACGGGAAGTCCAACGTCAGAGCACATTCAGCTGGTGGTATGGTATTTGTCATGTAATTCTCAGGCACGACTAGAGTCTGCACTGTGTTCAGGCTTGGAAATGAAGCCGGGAGTAAGAGTTCATGAAAAAGGTCTACAAGCCCAATTGCTGCACATAATACGTAAAGGTGGGGTAACTCGCGGGATCTAACCCTCGGGATCTTACCCGCGAGATTCGAATCTCGCTAAAACTGGAAGCAACCGTTGCTACGGGGTCTAAAAAGGGCGTATTCAGGGTCTCCCAACAGCCAATCGTAGTGCCAGGCGTGCTTGGGGGCGTGGCCATGGAGAGACAGTAGCCAATGGCAGAGAGGGCCGTGAATAAGGGGAGGACGACGGGCGGGTGAGGCGCGCAGAGTGCGGCAGACAGGGGCGGCTGAGGCGCGTAGCCCGTCTGCGGTTTGCGCTGTTAGTCAGCACTCTAGCCGGTACTTTAGCTCCCCCAAACTTAGATTAACAACATGGAAGATTCACAGCGGATGGTACGACGCCACTACCGCGAAAAGAAAGAGCTGCAGGCCCGCATCCAGAGCATGAAGAACTCTGTCCCCAAGAGCgacaaggagagaagaaagcagtTGCTCCTCGACGTCGCCCGCCTCAAGGCCGAGATGGAGCAGAAGCaccagcaggagctggagaagtTCCAAGAGAGTTTTCCCGATGACAGCAACCTCGATTCTGTCACTGAAGATCTTGCCAAGATGGATCTCGAGAACCAGCCTCCCCGCCTCGCAAAGGCACAAAGAAGGCGCGAACGAAGGGCGGCCGAGGAGGCAGCGCGCCTGGAGAGGATCGCTGAGGTGGAGGCGGAGCGTCAGGCCGGCTTCCGCCACGACGACGAGGAAGAGAAGCTCTCCGCcatcctggaggccagaaatctggaGATGAAGGAAATCCCAGCCGACGGCCACTGCATGTACCGCGCCATCCAAGACCAGCTGGTGTTCCCGGTGACCGTGGAGAGCCTGCGGCGTCGCACCGCCAACTACCTGAGGAAGCACGTCGACGACTTCCTGCCCTTCTTCAGCGACTCCGAAACCGGCGACACCTGCAGCCGCGACAGCTTCTTGAGTTACTGCGACGACATCGTGCACAGCGCGTTGTGGGGAGGCCAGCTCGAGCTGAGGGCCCTGTCGCACGTCCTGCAGACCCCCATCGAGGTGATCCAGGCCTACTCTCCCGTCCTCGTCATCGGGGAGGAGTACGCCAAGAAGCCGCTCACCCTCGTCTACCTGCGCTACTCCTGCAGCCTCGGGGAGCACTACAACTCGGTGAAGCCGCTGGAGGCCGGCGCCGTCGGGGGCGCCGCCCCGTGCCTCTTCTAGGCCCTGGCGCCGCCGAGCCTGCCACCATTGCCGCCGCCATTGCCGTCGCCATCGCCGTCGCCGTCGCCGCTGAAGCCGCCGCCGCGTCTCCTCAGTAggctctgtttttttccttcggttttctctgttttctttctgttactcaGAATTCAGCGTCCCCTCGCGttctccccgccccccccggcccccccccgccccccccccccgccaccgtCCGGCCGCTCTGGTGCCTCTGTTGCTGCTCCGGCGGCGAGGGACCTGCCCCCCCTAGGAGAGCGCCTGCACGGTGCTCTCCGAGGGGACTGAGTTTGATAAGTTCTCGCCGCTTCTTGCCCTTAAGGGTCTTTGCCTCCCTCATCGATGAGAATTGGTCACCTTGCAAATAATTGGGGGGGGCGGGGATATGAAATTGGAAGTTTGGTTTGATGCGTTCTTaacctgaggaaactgagtttagCTCGGGATCTGCAGCCTGTGCCCTGACTGTGTCGCCTTCCTCAGCTGAAGCTGGAGTTTAGTGCCCGCGAGGCCGTGTGAACGCCTTGTGCTTAGTCCTTTAGAAACCAGCGCATCCCGGACTGTTGCGGGCTTCGCGTGTCCTTCGGCCGGGTCACTCGGGAGACGTGGCGAGCCGTGCACGAGACCTCCTCCactactttgttttgttttttcataaaaacTTGTGTTGTTCCGAATTAATTTTAGTTCTTTAGATGTTTGCAAAATTCTCAGTAATAGCGTTTGTTAAATTTAGACGTTTAATGTAGGCGTTAAGTGTAGAAAGTAAGGATACATAAACCGATAGGCTAGAGAAGGGTTACTTGAAGGTGCGAAAGATCTCAActtaatttcttttgttaaagATAGGGAGAGCCAGGACTTGAGTTAAGGAGTCCGTCCATTTCATTAGATCTACAACTGGTGTGAAGCAAAAAGAGACAAACCGACAGGTAGCTTAACCCCCGTCAGGGACGTGTGAGCTAGTGAGTTTCCTTTGTGCTCAGAGACGCGAAAGGGTAGGGCTTTATTCAAGTAATTGATCCACTTTGTTATATCTATCACTGGTGTGACATGTGAAAGATGtgaatttaataattttccttaATTCTTAGAGatagaaaagtattaaaaaagattttttaaagtattaatggAGTTGATCCACTTTGTTATATCTACAACTGATGTGAAGGCTGAAAGATCCGAATTTAGTAATTTTCCTTAATTGTTAGTGATAGAGAAGtattaaaaagatgttttaaaaaatgttaatccaTTTTGTCATACCTACAACCGGCATGGGGCAAAAAAAGTGAGCAGTGTGCTTTTGTTGATATTTGAGACTTGTTGGTGTCTT
It encodes:
- the LOC138921892 gene encoding OTU domain-containing protein 6A-like, whose product is MEDSQRMVRRHYREKKELQARIQSMKNSVPKSDKERRKQLLLDVARLKAEMEQKHQQELEKFQESFPDDSNLDSVTEDLAKMDLENQPPRLAKAQRRRERRAAEEAARLERIAEVEAERQAGFRHDDEEEKLSAILEARNLEMKEIPADGHCMYRAIQDQLVFPVTVESLRRRTANYLRKHVDDFLPFFSDSETGDTCSRDSFLSYCDDIVHSALWGGQLELRALSHVLQTPIEVIQAYSPVLVIGEEYAKKPLTLVYLRYSCSLGEHYNSVKPLEAGAVGGAAPCLF